One genomic segment of Musa acuminata AAA Group cultivar baxijiao chromosome BXJ3-3, Cavendish_Baxijiao_AAA, whole genome shotgun sequence includes these proteins:
- the LOC135632846 gene encoding uncharacterized protein LOC135632846 isoform X2, with amino-acid sequence MPPSPSLRRSPGIELRKGSSHTRGQSFESGLLLKAKDDDLVLFHEMQKHETDNFLLHMSDDFDDSITKFGYTSDLKLGITIPAEGEGSGLLDIDGDKNDYDWLLTPPDTPLFPSLDDESQPLNTSRGRIRSQPILISRPYTNEKTQRTSRSSASPKRLSLSPQSSYGVVQPSARPSSPPHYTSPVIRQTTPSQRSSTPTKPSTLTPRSSTPTLQRMSSGLSGQTSTSGRRGTSPVNMNRGHSASPKLRGWQSNSFPIIDAPRNYHTSLPDRLSSRVRGSSPASGNSMVSSSKVGRRSMSPSASTKARSSHNHESHQFTSCNKASLASSGDDGVDSVLSVGLSSNAAVRKYGASANSKAIASYRKPSSFPSSGSGPRRSLDSAVRQIDHQKIPQNMFRPLLSSVPATTFYVGKTTHGTAFSRSLSQFTNHNASTINDLNYAADVEDSDHAQSDLAGESEKIKDSKTQEVSMSNFDEISEDNCYHALSGKLRGGTKGFDQGMNKEDDVQELESSAGETALQSSDIARCSGIGSYVACLICGKHFLIIDVDGYKDICQECAATDKLLDSRGQRGDPDKATDVTGNDSLDSPDSKVHLQMGMAERPDKNQSEFLLGKHQCNCKQDVNLFPDNCPPQIAIDVGLEHLPEQVMNSLINIGNQPLREQLMNSLDGESPKEATGRYIPQLSNPTAYSSLTFDIAEGTGISALVMQRSSSIKWPAVQRRAYSATSIICSDPSYSRDNFSGMKCNTGRESSSASSSIDLGSSAQTVASRKTDICVLRQSSRRMDEVDTLKINYSMNAESNDSQSEASVSVTATSANLHRKYEKILCRIMKSAYNEDIQEASLDTANHVNTYEDTNLSHAENASIEKAFIGQDTSCAPILDPEFCFQLHDATIQDNLNDDNSTLSRKTNEVVFQNDRVGILDLELEVPITTPDCSSIEDNHMLNNIGCQDDILDAASNSSSNLLLEQQIEYCFQDAQNEQAHGETPTYMDGLQEPHAKVEAPRRSMQRTFTLEEATDTVLFCSSIVHDLAYKAAAIGMEKEMAASDASRPTVTRLAKSISYQMDFQNTSNKCVKNSRKVKRKRLEIDTKKPPMDLGNDGNYPELVSSSAEDLQMIDSMKPPKLESKCNCTVM; translated from the exons ATGCCACCTTCACCCTCGTTGAGGCGCTCTCCCGGGATAGAACTGAGAAAGGGGAGTTCCCATACAAGGGGCCAGAGTTTTGAAAGTGGATTGCTGCTCAAGGCCAAAGATGACGATCTTGTTTTGTTCCATGAGATGCAGAAGCATGAGACAGACAACTTCTTGCTACATATGTCTGACGATTTTGATGACTCCATAA CAAAATTTGGTTACACTTCAGACCTCAAGCTCGGCATAACTATTCCAGCTGAAGGAGAGGGCAGTGGTCTACTGGACATAGATGGTGACAAAAATGACTATGATTG GCTCTTAACACCTCCGGATACTCCCCTCTTTCCATCACTGGATGATGAGTCTCAACCACTTAACACTTCTAGGGGAAGGATACGAAGTCAGCCAATTTTGATTTCAAGACCTTATACG AATGAGAAGACTCAGAGGACAAGTAGAAGTAGTGCAAGCCCCAAAAGGTTAAGCCTGTCTCCTCAATCAAGCTATGGTGTAGTCCAACCATCTGCCAGACCATCTTCACCTCCTCACTACACCTCTCCTGTTATACGACAAACAACCCCCTCACAAAGATCTTCCACTCCAACCAAGCCTTCAACACTGACTCCCAGGTCTTCAACTCCCACACTACAGAGGATGAGTAGTGGTCTAAGTGGACAGACATCCACTTCTGGTAGAAGGGGAACATCCCCGGTAAATATGAACCGGGGTCATTCTGCATCACCAAAATTAAGAGGCTGGCAATCTAACAGTTTCCCCATTATTGATGCACCACGAAATTACCACACTTCTCTGCCAGACCGGTTATCTTCACGTGTTCGGGGTTCATCTCCAGCTTCTGGAAATTCAATGGTTTCATCTTCAAAAGTTGGAAGGCGATCAATGTCACCATCAGCATCTACAAAGGCCCGCTCGTCACACAATCATGAAAGTCACCAGTTTACCTCTTGCAATAAGGCCTCTTTAGCATCTTCTGGTGATGATGGTGTGGATTCAGTGCTCTCTGTTGGACTATCTAGTAACGCTGCAGTTAGAAAATATGGTGCTTCTGCAAACAGTAAGGCTATCGCATCTTACAGGAAACCTTCCAGTTTTCCCTCTTCAGGTTCTGGCCCAAGAAGGTCTTTGGATTCTGCAGTAAGACAGATA GATCACCAGAAAATCCCCCAGAACATGTTCAGGCCACTCTTGTCAAGTGTCCCTGCCACTACATTTTATGTTGGTAAAACAACACATGGGACTGCGTTCTCTAGGAGTTTGTCACAATTTACTAATCATAATGCAAGCACCATAAATGATTTGAACTATGCTGCTGATGTGGAGGATAGTGATCATGCCCAAAGTGATCTGGCTGGTGAATCAGAAAAGATAAAAGATTCTAAAACCCAAGAAGTGTCTATGAGTAACTTTGATGAGATAAGTGAAGATAACTGTTATCATGCTCTTTCTGGAAAACTTCGGGGTGGCACCAAAGGTTTTGATCAAGGCATGAACAAAGAAGATGATGTTCAGGAACTAGAAAGTTCTGCTGGTGAAACTGCACTTCAATCTTCAGATATTGCTCGATGTTCTGGGATCGGATCATATGTTGCTTGCTTAATATGTGGAAAACATTTCCTTATCATAGATGTGGATGGATACAAGGATATTTGCCAAGAATGTGCTGCAACAGATAAGCTATTGGATTCCAGAGGACAACGGGGCGATCCAGATAAAGCTACTGATGTAACTGGAAATGATTCACTGGATTCACCAGATAGCAAAGTGCATCTCCAAATGGGAATGGCTGAACGTCCTGATAAGAATCAGAGTGAATTTTTACTTGGTAAACATCAATGCAATTGTAAACAGGATGTTAATCTTTTCCCAGACAATTGTCCACCTCAGATAGCGATAGACGTTGGGCTTGAACACCTTCCGGAACAGGTAATGAATAGCTTGATAAATATAGGAAATCAACCACTTCGTGAACAATTAATGAATAGCCTTGATGGAGAGAGTCCTAAAGAAGCTACTGGTAGATATATTCCTCAACTATCAAATCCAACTGCATATTCTAGCCTAACATTTGACATTGCTGAGGGCACAGGCATTTCAGCACTGGTAATGCAAAGGTCTAGCAGCATCAAATGGCCTGCTGTGCAAAGGAGGGCTTACTCTGCTACAAGTATAATTTGTTCTGACCCTTCATATTCTAGGGATAATTTTAGTGGCATGAAATGCAACACCGGTAGGGAAAGTTCTTCAGCTTCTTCCTCCATTGATTTGGGTTCATCTGCACAAACAGTGGCATCTAGGAAAACAGACATCTGTGTTCTACGCCAGTCAAGCAGAAGGATGGATGAGGTGGACACTTTGAAAATCAATTATAGTATGAATGCTGAAAGCAACGATTCACAATCAGAAGCCTCAGTTAGTGTCACAGCGACATCAGCTAACCTTCAcagaaaatatgaaaaaattCTTTGTAGAATTATGAAGTCTGCTTATAATGAGGATATTCAAGAAGCGTCTCTGGATACTGCAAACCATGTCAACACCTATGAAGATACTAATTTAAGCCATGCGGAAAATGCATCCATTGAAAAGGCTTTTATAGGTCAAGATACCTCCTGCGCACCAATATTGGATCCAgaattttgttttcaattgcatgATGCAACAATCCAAGATAATTTAAATGATGACAACAGCACCTTATCCAGAAAAACTAATGAAGTAGTATTCCAGAATGATAGAGTGGGAATCCTGGATTTAGAATTAGAGGTGCCAATTACTACTCCGGATTGCTCTTCCATTGAGGATAATCACATGCTAAATAATATCGGATGTCAAGATGACATCTTGGATGCTGCAAGTAACAGCTCTTCTAATTTACTTTTGGAGCAGCAAATTGAATATTGTTTTCAGGATGCACAAAATGAGCAGGCACATGGCGAAACACCTACTTACATGGATGGTCTCCAAG AACCACACGCAAAAGTTGAAGCTCCGAGGAGAAGTATGCAAAGAACCTTTACTTTGGAAGAAGCAACCGACACTGTGCTCTTCTGCAGTTCTATTGTTCATGATCTGGCCTATAAAGCTGCAGCCATTGGAATGGAAAAGGAGATGGCTGCATCCGACGCTTCTCGCCCAACAGTGACACGTTTAGCAAAATCTATTTCCTATCAGATGGATTTTCAAAATACATCCAATAAATGTGTTAAAAATTCACGGAAAGTCAAAAGGAAAAGGCTGGAAATTGATACCAAGAAGCCACCCATGGACTTGGGAAATGATGGCAACTATCCGGAGCTTGTATCTTCCAGTGCTGAAGATTTACAAATGATCGACAGCATGAAGCCCCCAAAGCTGGAATCCAAGTGCAACTGCACTGTGATGTAG
- the LOC135633066 gene encoding uncharacterized protein LOC135633066 codes for MERRGGCLIAMYGGGRDADVAWKVGQIMLRYRPIAPKPTSPAGSPKISPVPAETRAAARRPKRKGSANPSGGGRGRKTGKVDVTAGSSSSINDDEKSSSTTTSSSMIVTLPLMPETPERQCELAESPRKPSSPITPDAAALPRVVPPWMGQKQVGGAVVALGSWVTVACVTDSWREEDVPWRSDEAVTAALSLDESPGFVSDGWDRVMWTNEAYRRMVMGREEGEEQAEEVKVGLVTGGLVPAAAACRAFTCRVRVRPGTERTSSSPLAAPCDVWRLDSGGCAWRLDVKAALSLSL; via the coding sequence atggagaggagaggcggTTGCTTGATCGCCATGTACGGCGGAGGCCGGGACGCCGACGTCGCGTGGAAGGTGGGGCAGATCATGCTCAGGTACCGTCCGATCGCCCCCAAGCCTACCTCCCCCGCCGGTTCCCCGAAGATCTCACCCGTTCCCGCTGAGACGCGGGCCGCGGCAAGGAGGCCAAAGAGGAAAGGATCCGCCAACCCTAGCGGCGGCGGGAGGGGGAGGAAGACCGGGAAGGTCGATGTGACTgcggggtcgtcgtcgtcgatcaACGACGATGAGAAGTCGTCTTCGACGACGACGTCCTCGTCGATGATCGTGACGCTGCCATTGATGCCGGAAACGCCGGAGAGGCAGTGCGAGCTGGCGGAGTCGCCGAGGAAGCCTTCGAGCCCCATTACTCCTGATGCGGCGGCGTTGCCGCGGGTGGTTCCACCGTGGATGGGGCAGAAGCAGGTGGGAGGAGCGGTGGTGGCGTTGGGGTCGTGGGTGACGGTGGCATGCGTGACGGACTCGTGGCGGGAGGAGGATGTCCCATGGAGGAGCGACGAGGCAGTGACGGCAGCGCTGTCGTTGGACGAGAGCCCCGGGTTCGTGTCGGACGGGTGGGACCGAGTGATGTGGACCAACGAGGCGTACCGGCGGATGGTGATGGgaagggaggagggggaggagcagGCGGAGGAGGTGAAGGTGGGACTGGTGACGGGCGGGTTAGTGCCGGCAGCGGCGGCGTGCCGGGCATTCACGTGCCGGGTGCGCGTCAGGCCGGGGACGGAGAGGACCTCGTCCTCGCCGCTGGCGGCGCCGTGTGACGTGTGGAGGCTGGACAGCGGCGGCTGCGCGTGGAGGCTCGACGTCAAAGCGGCGCTAAGCCTGAGCTTGTAA
- the LOC135632846 gene encoding uncharacterized protein LOC135632846 isoform X1 has product MPPSPSLRRSPGIELRKGSSHTRGQSFESGLLLKAKDDDLVLFHEMQKHETDNFLLHMSDDFDDSITKFGYTSDLKLGITIPAEGEGSGLLDIDGDKNDYDWLLTPPDTPLFPSLDDESQPLNTSRGRIRSQPILISRPYTNEKTQRTSRSSASPKRLSLSPQSSYGVVQPSARPSSPPHYTSPVIRQTTPSQRSSTPTKPSTLTPRSSTPTLQRMSSGLSGQTSTSGRRGTSPVNMNRGHSASPKLRGWQSNSFPIIDAPRNYHTSLPDRLSSRVRGSSPASGNSMVSSSKVGRRSMSPSASTKARSSHNHESHQFTSCNKASLASSGDDGVDSVLSVGLSSNAAVRKYGASANSKAIASYRKPSSFPSSGSGPRRSLDSAVRQIDHQKIPQNMFRPLLSSVPATTFYVGKTTHGTAFSRSLSQFTNHNASTINDLNYAADVEDSDHAQSDLAGESEKIKDSKTQEVSMSNFDEISEDNCYHALSGKLRGGTKGFDQGMNKEDDVQELESSAGETALQSSDIARCSGIGSYVACLICGKHFLIIDVDGYKDICQECAATDKLLDSRGQRGDPDKATDVTGNDSLDSPDSKVHLQMGMAERPDKNQSEFLLGKHQCNCKQDVNLFPDNCPPQIAIDVGLEHLPEQVMNSLINIGNQPLREQLMNSLDGESPKEATGRYIPQLSNPTAYSSLTFDIAEGTGISALVMQRSSSIKWPAVQRRAYSATSIICSDPSYSRDNFSGMKCNTGRESSSASSSIDLGSSAQTVASRKTDICVLRQSSRRMDEVDTLKINYSMNAESNDSQSEASVSVTATSANLHRKYEKILCRIMKSAYNEDIQEASLDTANHVNTYEDTNLSHAENASIEKAFIGQDTSCAPILDPEFCFQLHDATIQDNLNDDNSTLSRKTNEVVFQNDRVGILDLELEVPITTPDCSSIEDNHMLNNIGCQDDILDAASNSSSNLLLEQQIEYCFQDAQNEQAHGETPTYMDGLQGDFSLAISDKDMLVSVSESNCAEHPHCKPHAKVEAPRRSMQRTFTLEEATDTVLFCSSIVHDLAYKAAAIGMEKEMAASDASRPTVTRLAKSISYQMDFQNTSNKCVKNSRKVKRKRLEIDTKKPPMDLGNDGNYPELVSSSAEDLQMIDSMKPPKLESKCNCTVM; this is encoded by the exons ATGCCACCTTCACCCTCGTTGAGGCGCTCTCCCGGGATAGAACTGAGAAAGGGGAGTTCCCATACAAGGGGCCAGAGTTTTGAAAGTGGATTGCTGCTCAAGGCCAAAGATGACGATCTTGTTTTGTTCCATGAGATGCAGAAGCATGAGACAGACAACTTCTTGCTACATATGTCTGACGATTTTGATGACTCCATAA CAAAATTTGGTTACACTTCAGACCTCAAGCTCGGCATAACTATTCCAGCTGAAGGAGAGGGCAGTGGTCTACTGGACATAGATGGTGACAAAAATGACTATGATTG GCTCTTAACACCTCCGGATACTCCCCTCTTTCCATCACTGGATGATGAGTCTCAACCACTTAACACTTCTAGGGGAAGGATACGAAGTCAGCCAATTTTGATTTCAAGACCTTATACG AATGAGAAGACTCAGAGGACAAGTAGAAGTAGTGCAAGCCCCAAAAGGTTAAGCCTGTCTCCTCAATCAAGCTATGGTGTAGTCCAACCATCTGCCAGACCATCTTCACCTCCTCACTACACCTCTCCTGTTATACGACAAACAACCCCCTCACAAAGATCTTCCACTCCAACCAAGCCTTCAACACTGACTCCCAGGTCTTCAACTCCCACACTACAGAGGATGAGTAGTGGTCTAAGTGGACAGACATCCACTTCTGGTAGAAGGGGAACATCCCCGGTAAATATGAACCGGGGTCATTCTGCATCACCAAAATTAAGAGGCTGGCAATCTAACAGTTTCCCCATTATTGATGCACCACGAAATTACCACACTTCTCTGCCAGACCGGTTATCTTCACGTGTTCGGGGTTCATCTCCAGCTTCTGGAAATTCAATGGTTTCATCTTCAAAAGTTGGAAGGCGATCAATGTCACCATCAGCATCTACAAAGGCCCGCTCGTCACACAATCATGAAAGTCACCAGTTTACCTCTTGCAATAAGGCCTCTTTAGCATCTTCTGGTGATGATGGTGTGGATTCAGTGCTCTCTGTTGGACTATCTAGTAACGCTGCAGTTAGAAAATATGGTGCTTCTGCAAACAGTAAGGCTATCGCATCTTACAGGAAACCTTCCAGTTTTCCCTCTTCAGGTTCTGGCCCAAGAAGGTCTTTGGATTCTGCAGTAAGACAGATA GATCACCAGAAAATCCCCCAGAACATGTTCAGGCCACTCTTGTCAAGTGTCCCTGCCACTACATTTTATGTTGGTAAAACAACACATGGGACTGCGTTCTCTAGGAGTTTGTCACAATTTACTAATCATAATGCAAGCACCATAAATGATTTGAACTATGCTGCTGATGTGGAGGATAGTGATCATGCCCAAAGTGATCTGGCTGGTGAATCAGAAAAGATAAAAGATTCTAAAACCCAAGAAGTGTCTATGAGTAACTTTGATGAGATAAGTGAAGATAACTGTTATCATGCTCTTTCTGGAAAACTTCGGGGTGGCACCAAAGGTTTTGATCAAGGCATGAACAAAGAAGATGATGTTCAGGAACTAGAAAGTTCTGCTGGTGAAACTGCACTTCAATCTTCAGATATTGCTCGATGTTCTGGGATCGGATCATATGTTGCTTGCTTAATATGTGGAAAACATTTCCTTATCATAGATGTGGATGGATACAAGGATATTTGCCAAGAATGTGCTGCAACAGATAAGCTATTGGATTCCAGAGGACAACGGGGCGATCCAGATAAAGCTACTGATGTAACTGGAAATGATTCACTGGATTCACCAGATAGCAAAGTGCATCTCCAAATGGGAATGGCTGAACGTCCTGATAAGAATCAGAGTGAATTTTTACTTGGTAAACATCAATGCAATTGTAAACAGGATGTTAATCTTTTCCCAGACAATTGTCCACCTCAGATAGCGATAGACGTTGGGCTTGAACACCTTCCGGAACAGGTAATGAATAGCTTGATAAATATAGGAAATCAACCACTTCGTGAACAATTAATGAATAGCCTTGATGGAGAGAGTCCTAAAGAAGCTACTGGTAGATATATTCCTCAACTATCAAATCCAACTGCATATTCTAGCCTAACATTTGACATTGCTGAGGGCACAGGCATTTCAGCACTGGTAATGCAAAGGTCTAGCAGCATCAAATGGCCTGCTGTGCAAAGGAGGGCTTACTCTGCTACAAGTATAATTTGTTCTGACCCTTCATATTCTAGGGATAATTTTAGTGGCATGAAATGCAACACCGGTAGGGAAAGTTCTTCAGCTTCTTCCTCCATTGATTTGGGTTCATCTGCACAAACAGTGGCATCTAGGAAAACAGACATCTGTGTTCTACGCCAGTCAAGCAGAAGGATGGATGAGGTGGACACTTTGAAAATCAATTATAGTATGAATGCTGAAAGCAACGATTCACAATCAGAAGCCTCAGTTAGTGTCACAGCGACATCAGCTAACCTTCAcagaaaatatgaaaaaattCTTTGTAGAATTATGAAGTCTGCTTATAATGAGGATATTCAAGAAGCGTCTCTGGATACTGCAAACCATGTCAACACCTATGAAGATACTAATTTAAGCCATGCGGAAAATGCATCCATTGAAAAGGCTTTTATAGGTCAAGATACCTCCTGCGCACCAATATTGGATCCAgaattttgttttcaattgcatgATGCAACAATCCAAGATAATTTAAATGATGACAACAGCACCTTATCCAGAAAAACTAATGAAGTAGTATTCCAGAATGATAGAGTGGGAATCCTGGATTTAGAATTAGAGGTGCCAATTACTACTCCGGATTGCTCTTCCATTGAGGATAATCACATGCTAAATAATATCGGATGTCAAGATGACATCTTGGATGCTGCAAGTAACAGCTCTTCTAATTTACTTTTGGAGCAGCAAATTGAATATTGTTTTCAGGATGCACAAAATGAGCAGGCACATGGCGAAACACCTACTTACATGGATGGTCTCCAAGGTGATTTTTCTTTGGCAATATCTGACAAGGACATGTTGGTTTCTGTATCAGAATCTAACTGTGCCGAACATCCTCATTGCA AACCACACGCAAAAGTTGAAGCTCCGAGGAGAAGTATGCAAAGAACCTTTACTTTGGAAGAAGCAACCGACACTGTGCTCTTCTGCAGTTCTATTGTTCATGATCTGGCCTATAAAGCTGCAGCCATTGGAATGGAAAAGGAGATGGCTGCATCCGACGCTTCTCGCCCAACAGTGACACGTTTAGCAAAATCTATTTCCTATCAGATGGATTTTCAAAATACATCCAATAAATGTGTTAAAAATTCACGGAAAGTCAAAAGGAAAAGGCTGGAAATTGATACCAAGAAGCCACCCATGGACTTGGGAAATGATGGCAACTATCCGGAGCTTGTATCTTCCAGTGCTGAAGATTTACAAATGATCGACAGCATGAAGCCCCCAAAGCTGGAATCCAAGTGCAACTGCACTGTGATGTAG
- the LOC135632355 gene encoding TLC domain-containing protein At5g14285-like — protein sequence MEIMMPACWLLPHIFAAFSVTYLLGYFVIFRNWNPKYRPDASSCFISLFHGSPAVFLAVAAILNQPVRGFASPNTNFQNLVLDFSIGYFTVDLLHYLILIPGDYLFIAHHLATLFVFVTCRYLVVHGAFSILVLLVLAEVTSACQNVWTLAGLRKADLPIAARIHKNLSPPFYGLYTIMRGFIGPVFFCKMSAYYLSGKASNVIPIWVSAAWIVVVGGAILVSIMWISNLWLQFFKDENVEKKDS from the coding sequence ATGGAGATTATGATGCCTGCGTGTTGGCTACTTCCCCATATCTTTGCAGCGTTTTCTGTGACATATCTGCTCGGTTACTTCGTGATCTTCCGCAACTGGAATCCAAAGTATCGCCCGGATGCATCTAGTTGCTTCATCTCCTTGTTCCATGGTTCCCCGGCGGTGTTCTTGGCTGTTGCCGCAATCCTGAACCAACCTGTTCGAGGATTTGCCTCGCCCAATACCAATTTCCAGAACCTCGTTCTCGACTTCAGCATTGGCTACTTCACTGTTGATCTCCTCCACTACTTGATCCTAATTCCCGGAGACTATCTCTTTATCGCCCACCACCTGGCAACACTCTTCGTGTTCGTCACCTGCCGTTACCTTGTTGTCCATGGTGCATTTTCTATTCTGGTTCTTCTTGTGCTAGCCGAGGTCACCAGTGCTTGCCAGAACGTGTGGACGCTTGCCGGGTTAAGGAAGGCAGATTTGCCCATTGCTGCAAGAATACATAAGAATTTGTCTCCTCCCTTCTATGGCTTGTATACGATCATGAGGGGGTTCATTGGGCCGGTGTTCTTCTGCAAGATGAGTGCATACTATTTGAGTGGAAAAGCCAGCAATGTCATTCCGATCTGGGTTTCTGCTGCGTGGATCGTCGTGGTTGGTGGTGCAATTTTGGTCAGCATCATGTGGATATCTAACTTGTGGTTGCAATTCTTTAAAGACGAGAATGTAGAGAAAAAAGATAGCTAA
- the LOC135632704 gene encoding uncharacterized protein LOC135632704 — protein sequence MDDARSSPSPPSPSSSSAYSYVLLNYPLISAIVSFAVAQSIKFFMTWYRERRWDAKLLIGSGGMPSSHSATVTALAAAIGIQDGLGSSIFAAATIFASVVMHDAFGVRLHAGKQAEVLNQIVYELPADHPLSDTRPLRELIGHTPLQVVAGAFLGFVIATTGQLIKKVASGT from the exons aTGGACGACGCCCGGAGTTCGCCTTCGCCGCCATCTCCTTCCTCCTCGAGCGCTTATTCGTACGTCCTACTTAACTACCCGCTGATCTCCGCGATCGTCTCCTTCGCCGTCGCCCAATCCATCAAGTTCTTCATGACCTG GTACAGGGAAAGACGCTGGGATGCTAAACTACTGATTGGATCTGGTGGGATGCCTTCATCCCATTCAGCCACAGTTACTGCACTTGCAGCAGCCATTGGAATCCAAGATGGTTTGGGAAGTTCCATATTTGCTGCTGCAACAATATTTGCATCTGTT GTAATGCATGATGCTTTTGGTGTTCGATTGCATGCTGGAAAGCAGGCAGAG GTGCTGAATCAAATTGTATATGAACTTCCAGCAGATCATCCTCTTTCAGATACCAGGCCTTTGCGTGAACTTATTGGTCATACTCCTCTTCAG GTGGTAGCTGGTGCTTTCTTGGGCTTTGTCATAGCTACTACGGGTCAGTTGATAAAGAAGGTAGCCAGTGGAACATGA
- the LOC103978512 gene encoding 3-oxoacyl-[acyl-carrier-protein] reductase 4, whose translation MAAAPRIAFTRPSSIPAKFATPRRSLPLQSFSPAVGCGLLARSSVLSSGFRSDGAAYISGVRTHVAAVEQAITGEAQKLEAPVVIITGASRGIGKAIALTLGKAGCKVLVNYARSSKEAEEVSKEIEAFGGQAITFGGDVSKEADVETMIKTAVDAWGTVDILVNNAGITRDTLLMRMKKTQWQEVIDLNLTGVFLCTQAAAKIMLKKKKGRIINIASVVGLVGNAGQANYSAAKAGVIGFTKTVAKEYASRNINVNAVAPGFIASDMTAKLGEDIEKKILEIVPLGRYGQPEEVAGLVEFLALNPASSYITGQVFTIDGGMVM comes from the exons ATGGCGGCGGCACCTCGCATCGCCTTTACCCGCCCTTCTTCGATCCCGGCCAAATTCGCAACTCCCCGGAGGTCGCTGCCACTGCAGAGCTTCTCCCCCGCCGTCGGATGCGGACTCCTCGCCAGGTCCTCGGTCCTGAGCTCCGGATTCAGATCCGATGGTGCTGCCTACATCTCCG GTGTAAGGACTCATGTTGCAGCTGTTGAGCAAGCGATTACTGGTGAAGCTCAAAAATTGGAAGCACCTGTTGTCATCATCACTGGAGCTTCTAGAGGTATAGGAAAAGCGATAGCCCTAACACTGGGCAAGGCTGGTTGCAAG GTTCTTGTGAATTATGCAAGATCATCGAAGGAAGCTGAAGAAGTTTCCAAAGAA ATCGAGGCATTTGGTGGTCAGGCCATTACTTTTGGTGGAGATGTTTCAAAAGAAGCCGATGTGGAAACTATGATCAAAACT GCAGTCGATGCATGGGGCACAGTTGACATTTTAGTTAACAATGCAG GAATCACAAGAGACACACTGTTGATGAGAATGAAAAAAACACAGTGGCAGGAAGTCATTGATCTGAATCTTACTGGTGTTTTCCTTTGCACACAG GCAGCAGCAAAGATTATGTTGAAGAAGAAAAAG GGGAGGATCATCAACATAGCATCTGTTGTTGGCCTAGTGGGGAATGCTGGACAAGCTAATTATAGTGCTGCAAAGGCAGGGGTGATTGGTTTTACCAAGACCGTTGCGAAAGAGTATGCAAGCAGAAATATTAAT GTTAACGCTGTTGCTCCTGGTTTCATTGCGTCTGATATGACTGCTAAACTTGGAGAAGATATCGAGAAGAAAATTCTGGAGATCGTTCCATTAG GGAGGTATGGCCAACCAGAAGAAGTTGCTGGCCTGGTGGAATTCTTGGCCCTTAATCCTGCATCCAGTTACATTACCGGGCAG GTCTTTACCATCGATGGTGGAATGGTGATGTAA